The Cystobacter fuscus DSM 2262 genome includes a region encoding these proteins:
- a CDS encoding ester cyclase: MKREKDVAPPQVTGLTATEQRSIETLYRAFNEKNPDLLDEAVTTDWKDIPLAPGQGPGPDGLKPIIRGFIAAFPDLQITLQEIIGAPGRAGVRALITGTHQGEWFGIAPTGKAIHVPLHEFHHLENGRITHTWHLEDWFGMLNQVGAWPAHAIPSSEAAS, translated from the coding sequence ATGAAGAGAGAGAAAGACGTGGCGCCGCCGCAGGTGACCGGGCTGACAGCCACCGAGCAGCGCTCCATCGAGACACTCTACCGCGCGTTCAACGAGAAGAATCCGGACCTTCTCGATGAGGCCGTGACCACGGATTGGAAGGATATTCCGCTCGCGCCGGGCCAGGGCCCGGGACCCGATGGGCTCAAGCCCATCATCCGAGGCTTCATCGCGGCGTTTCCCGATCTCCAGATCACCCTCCAGGAAATCATTGGCGCACCGGGCCGGGCCGGCGTGCGCGCCCTCATCACCGGCACGCACCAGGGGGAATGGTTCGGCATCGCGCCCACCGGCAAGGCCATCCACGTCCCCCTCCACGAGTTCCACCACCTGGAGAACGGACGAATCACCCACACCTGGCATCTCGAGGATTGGTTTGGAATGCTCAACCAGGTCGGAGCCTGGCCCGCCCATGCCATCCCCTCCTCGGAGGCCGCGTCATGA
- a CDS encoding LysR family transcriptional regulator, whose translation MICVIIHGMDLHGIDLNLLVAFDALMAERSVTRAGTRIGRTQPAMSAALSRLRALLRDELFVRGPSGLQPTPRALELAEPLSRALAQIQRTLEFTQVFEPASSTGTFTIGLQEHPAFVLLPRLVSALRAVAPHVTLHVRGFTARDEAIGMLDAGEADVAIGVPPASTDRILTRPLFEERFVCVLRKDHPAGREPLDLDRFLALSHLLVSPENDRFGHVDVELAKRGLKRRLGLTLPQMYAAPKLVASSDMIATLMEGVIESSGMGDALRVLPPPIALAPAAFVLSWHRRNDAHPAQRWFRDCIAAQVQEQASRGGRGGGKRSSRARTQ comes from the coding sequence ATGATATGTGTGATCATCCACGGCATGGATTTGCACGGCATCGATCTCAACCTGCTCGTCGCCTTCGACGCGCTCATGGCCGAGCGCAGCGTCACCCGGGCCGGGACGCGGATTGGAAGGACCCAGCCGGCGATGAGCGCCGCCTTGTCACGGCTGCGCGCGCTCTTGCGCGACGAACTCTTCGTGCGTGGCCCGAGCGGGTTGCAGCCGACGCCCCGGGCGCTCGAGCTGGCCGAGCCCCTCTCGCGTGCCCTGGCTCAAATCCAGCGCACGTTGGAGTTCACCCAGGTGTTCGAGCCGGCCTCGTCGACGGGGACGTTCACGATCGGCCTGCAGGAGCATCCCGCGTTCGTCCTGCTCCCGCGCTTGGTGTCGGCCTTGCGCGCGGTGGCACCCCACGTCACGCTGCACGTGCGCGGCTTCACGGCACGGGACGAGGCGATCGGCATGTTGGATGCCGGCGAGGCCGACGTGGCCATCGGGGTGCCGCCGGCATCGACCGACCGGATTCTCACGCGTCCCTTGTTCGAGGAGCGTTTCGTCTGCGTCCTGCGAAAGGATCATCCGGCGGGCCGCGAACCGCTCGACCTCGACCGCTTCCTCGCGCTGTCGCACCTGCTGGTGTCGCCCGAGAACGATCGCTTCGGCCACGTGGACGTGGAACTCGCGAAGCGTGGCCTGAAGCGCCGGCTCGGGCTGACGCTCCCGCAGATGTACGCGGCGCCAAAGCTCGTGGCCTCGTCGGACATGATCGCGACGTTGATGGAGGGAGTGATCGAGTCCTCGGGGATGGGGGACGCGCTTCGCGTCCTGCCGCCGCCGATAGCGCTGGCCCCCGCGGCCTTCGTGCTGTCCTGGCACCGGCGCAATGATGCGCATCCCGCGCAGCGCTGGTTCCGCGACTGCATCGCGGCCCAGGTCCAGGAGCAGGCGAGTCGAGGAGGCCGGGGAGGAGGGAAGAGGTCCTCGCGCGCGAGGACTCAGTAG
- a CDS encoding NADP-dependent oxidoreductase produces the protein MKAARIHGYGDLGNVVIEDIPTPEFGPDEVLIRVEAASLNPLDVLLLGGKRREVFPLSFPYTLGIDLAGTVEGAGPLAARWRKGDRVIARPDPVRGGAFARYAVVPATQVAAAPANLSLDEAAGLPTAAGTAWQALFEVAHLKCGQTVLIHAGAGGVGSFAVQLARLAGARTLATASGPNVELVRRLGADQVIDYRTEDFSAKLSGVDVVLDTVGGETQQRSFPVLRAGGVLVSITTPVDEALAKAHAVTAVRIANKTDATRLGLISGLCDAGSLEVIIDRKLPLAEVELALRHQASGRARGKIILKPD, from the coding sequence ATGAAGGCCGCCCGCATTCATGGATATGGCGACCTCGGCAACGTGGTCATCGAGGACATCCCCACGCCGGAGTTCGGACCCGACGAGGTGTTGATCCGCGTCGAGGCGGCCAGCCTCAACCCGCTCGATGTCCTGCTCCTGGGGGGCAAGCGGCGCGAGGTCTTTCCCCTGTCCTTCCCCTACACGCTCGGCATCGACCTGGCCGGTACGGTCGAAGGCGCCGGTCCGCTCGCGGCGCGCTGGCGCAAGGGCGACCGGGTCATCGCGCGCCCGGATCCGGTGCGCGGGGGCGCCTTCGCTCGCTACGCCGTCGTTCCGGCGACACAGGTGGCCGCCGCTCCGGCCAACCTCTCCCTGGATGAAGCGGCCGGGCTGCCCACCGCGGCCGGTACCGCCTGGCAGGCCCTGTTCGAAGTCGCCCACCTGAAATGCGGTCAGACCGTGCTGATCCACGCGGGCGCGGGCGGCGTCGGCAGCTTCGCGGTGCAGCTCGCCAGGCTCGCGGGCGCCCGGACCCTCGCCACGGCGTCGGGCCCCAACGTGGAACTCGTGCGGCGGCTCGGCGCGGACCAGGTGATCGATTACCGGACGGAGGACTTCTCCGCGAAGCTGTCCGGCGTCGACGTCGTGCTCGACACGGTGGGCGGAGAGACGCAGCAGCGCTCCTTCCCCGTCCTCCGCGCGGGCGGCGTTCTCGTCAGCATCACCACACCAGTGGATGAGGCGCTGGCGAAGGCGCACGCGGTGACGGCCGTCCGCATCGCCAACAAGACCGATGCCACGCGCCTCGGCCTGATCTCCGGACTCTGCGATGCCGGCTCGCTCGAGGTCATCATCGACCGGAAACTCCCGCTCGCGGAGGTGGAGCTCGCGCTTCGCCATCAGGCCTCGGGCCGGGCGCGCGGAAAGATCATCCTCAAGCCAGACTGA